DNA sequence from the Rhizobium sp. NXC14 genome:
TATTGACGTTGACAGGCTTGACAGTCTGGCGCGAGGGCGCCGTCACGCTGTCGATGCGCGTGCCGCCCGAGCGAACGGTGGTTGTGACCGTCTGCCCCGAGCGGTTGCGATAGATCGGCGTCGAGCCGTAATAGTAGCCGATCTCTTCTTGGCGCCGGCGATAATCGTAATAGTCGCCAATGTTGTTGAGTGCCGAAGACAGCACGTAGCCGGCCATGAACGGCACGAAGAAGTTTCCGCCTCCACCGGTATTGTTGTTAGGGACAGCGTTCGACGGCTGTTCCGTGCATTGGCCGGTCCCGTATTCTGCCTCGCAGGCGGCCATGCCGTTGAAACGCGGCGCGGTGGCGAGATGGGCACGCATCGCATCCTGATAGCTGGCCTGGCAGACCTGCCGATCCATGCCCGCCGCCACGCATTGGTCGACGGAGGTGAACATTATATCCGAAGGAGCCTCCTCGCCGCAGCCGGACAGCGCCAGGGTCGAGGCAGCGATGGTGCCAAGGGCCAGGAAAGGTCGCCTGTGCCCGCTCATGCGTCTGCGCATCTTTCCCTCCCTCAATAGGTCATGCAGGCAGCGTTGAGAATACCGACGACGAGCGCAATTCCGCCCCCCCATATTCCCGCAGCGATTTCACCGGCAGTGATCTTTTCATGCAGGTCTTTCATGGTGAAGTTCGCGATGTAGAAAGCGAGGATCTGCGCCAGAGTGCCTATGACAGCCCATATGACGTAATCGACGACGCTGACGGAGTTGGCTGCGGCCGAAGCCAGAGGCAGGCTGAAGCCGACAAGCGCGCCCAGGAACGCAGTCACGGCGGCAAGATTGCCCGCCCGGATCAATTGGACCTCCTGTTGCGGCGTCAACCAGGTGTAGATCACCGCGAAAACGCCGTAGGCGGCGAGCCCGATGGCGAAATAACCAAGGAAAGCAGGCAGGCCCGCCACGTAGTCGAGCATCGAAAATGTCCTCCGTTGAAATTGATAGGTCTCTCAGACGCGACGAACGTCGGCCGGAGCCAATCCATAACCGATCAGAAATTCTACCGAGCTGCCCGCCTGGGCCTGTCCGAAATCGAGGTCGCGCTCGACATTGATCAGAAGCATTTCGCGCGTCGAGCCAAGCGGGCGGTAGTACAGCATGCAGGTCTGATGGATGGAGTGCTGCGTTTCACCATCGCTGACCTTTTCGACAAATTCCACCAATTGCGCCCGCTCCGGGCCGTCGCCCCAGAACCGGTTATAGAGGATCCCGTCAGCATCATAGGATGGCTGGCCGATCAGGCCGCCCGGCCCGGTCCAGCGGTTCCATTCGCTCTGGCCGGCGGGCACGACGCTGTCCCAAGGGTGATAAAAGCTGATGTCGTCGATCGCCTCACCCGGCTTACCCGACGCGGACATCACCTGAATCATCCGGTTCTCTTCATCGTAGTAGCGCGACAGAACGGTCGAGGCGTCGAGCGAAACCTCACCGTAGCCGGCAATGATGAACGGCCCGCTTCGCGGCAGCGGCATGGCCGGCTCGCCGGCCAAAGCATCGGCTTCGAGCGAGAGGAAATCAATCTCGAGCGCCCCGCCGATGGCCGCGCTCAAGGGGCCGAGCTCTTCAGGCAAAGCCCCCTCGTTCTTGTTTCCGCCGAACCAGCCGATCATGTCACGTCTCCCATTCGAGCCCAGGCGATGGCAGCGGGATCTAGCCGAATTTCGCTGATGTAGTAAAGCGTCTCGCCGCCCCGCATCAGCGTCTCGTCCCGGCAATTAAGGTCGGTTACGCCTTGGCTCAGCATGCCGACGAGCGTCACATGATGCCGACGCTTGAGGCCTAAAAACACGTCGCCATAGGAGAGCGGCGTCTGCAAGGCCGGCACCGCCAGCGAAAAGGCCGTGTCGGTGGAGGCGGCGGACAACAGCCGCGCGGCGATTTCCGAAGAACCCGGATCACGTGCGGAACGCGACAGAAGCTCCTCGGCAAGCGAACCCACCGCCTCGACACGCGGCCGACGCTGCTTGACCATCTGTGCTGTGCGATCGTCGGCAAAATAGGCGACGATATGGGCATTGGGCGCATGATCTTCGGCAATCAGCACCGCGGCCAGCGTTTCGTCGTCATTTGCGCCGCGGGCGATGACTGCCCGCGCCTGGGCCACTCCGGCCCGCAGCAAAGCGTCGGCATCGGCAAGCCGTTCCGTGCGGACGTAGTCGGCATAATTGCTGGCGGGATTTTCCGGCAGGTCCTTGGCGACCAGAACCGTCATCGGCTCGTTGGCATGCCGTTCGGAGTGCAGCAGCCGCAACGTCTGGTATGTCTGGCCGTCTTGCCAACCCAAAACGATAATATGACCGGTGCGTTCGCTGTAGTCACCCAATCCGCGCATGCGATTTCTCCAGATCCTACCGATCGCTGTCAACAACTTGCCAAGAACAGCGGTAAAGATGGCAATGCCGCCAGGAAGAACCACCAGGACGGTAACGACCCGGCCGAGGCCCGATTTTGGGGAAAGATCGCCATAACCGACAGTCGTTGCCGTAACCATGTAATAGTAAAGAAAGTCGACCGGATTGCCGACGAGATCCCCTTCGCCGGCCAGTCTAAAGAGCAGATAAGAAATAATCAGATGCACAACGAGGATAACAAGAAGGGCTGACCACGCCAATTCGCCAAGCGACAGATATACACGCCGCAGTAATGAAGCGATAAATGGCAAGCGATTCGCCCCCTTTGCTGACCCCTACCCTACCGAAATTAATTTCGCGCGCCAGACCTTTAAGTTGTAAACTGATTACCCAGATATTTGCGACGCTCTAACCGATGGAGGACTTTTTGGAGACCTGGAGCCTTACCACTTTAACGCGCCTGTTTGCGGCCGACCCGGAAGCGCTCGGCGATGTGGATGTGGCCGTGCCCGAACATGGGGACGTCATCTGCGTAACTCTCAAGGAGAGAGGCGATCTCGACGTCTTCGTCGCGGTGAGCGGCGAGCGCGATATTCTTGTCAGCGTTGTCCTGGTGCCATGCAAGGAGGTGCCGAAGCGGGAGGCCTTCGAGCGGATGGTTCTCAAGACCCACAAGTTCGTGCCGCTGTCGAGCTTCGGCATCACCACGATTGACGGTGAGGAATGGTATGAATTGTTCGGCTCGCTGTCGGCACGCTCGTCGGCCGAGACCGTGGTCGAGGAAGTCGCCATTCTGGCTGCCAATGCGGTCGACGCGGCACACATGATTGAAGAATGGAAAAGCGGGGAGATCGCAGCGTGAGCACCTGGGGAAAGATTTTCACCGCCATTCGCGGCGGCATTAACGAGGCAGCGGAAGCGGCCGCCGATAGCCAGTCGATGCGCATTCTCGACCAGGAAATCCGCGATGCCGAACAGTCGCTGCGGCGGGCGCGATCCGATTTGGCCGGCATCATGGCGTCGAACAAGAGCGTCATGCGCCGGCTTGAAGAAAACCGCGCGAAGGAAGCCAAGGACACCGACAGCGCCCGCGCGGCGATCTCTGCGGGCCGCGCGGATCTGGCGCAGGGTCTCGCTCAGCGCATTGCCAACATTCGCGCCGAAACGCAGCGAGACCAGGAAGAGCTCGATCGGCTGCTGCCCCGCCAGCAGCAGATGCTGCGCACGATTCAGGAAACCGAATCGCGCATTGCCCAGATGAAACGCGAGGTGGAGAATGTCAAAGCCAACGAGTCGCTGCTGCGCGCTCAGTCGGCGATTGCCCATAACCAGTCGGGCATCAATACCCGTCTCGGCAGCGCCGTCCAAAGTCTCGAACGCATCAAAAAGCGCCAGGAAATGACGGCCGGGCGCATTGAGGCCGGCGCGGAACTGGCCGCGCTGGAAAACGGCAGCGATCTCGATCGTCAGCTGCGCGAGGCCGGCATTGGCGGTTCAAGTGAATCGGCCGACGACATTCTTGCACAGCTGATGGCACCAAAGCACTCGGCCGAGCCCGTCTTGCTCCCCCCGCCCCCCGGCGACAAGGACCGATAATATCCGGAGCCGCGGCCCTGTCGGCGGATTTATTCCTGAAGACGGAGGCCGCACGCGGAAAGTCACCACGCTGTCCCAGGAACGTCCGGATCTCAGATCCGGGCACTCCCTCTGCCCGATCGAGCTTGTTCACAGCGACCAGCTCGGCCTAGCTGGTCGCAGGCTGGGCCATCGGACTGTTCCTGCGACACTCGATCAGGCCATTCATGCGCCAGCATGTGGCGAAATCCCACTGCATAAACTTAGCTGACTCCGAGGAACTGCTTTAACTCGGCAGTCTGCGGATTGGCGAAGACGTCCTCCGGCCGGCCTGCTTCATGGACTCGGCCCTGATGCATAAAGACGACGCGGCTGCAGACGTCGCGGGCGAACCGCATCTCGTGCGTGACCATCAGCAGCGTCATTCCCTCGGCGGCAAGTTCGCGCACGACGGCCAGAACTTCGGCGACCAGTTCCGGATCGAGCGCCGAGGTGATCTCATCGCAAAGAAGGGCGGTCGGCTGCATGGCGAGCGCGCGGGCGATGGCGACGCGCTGCTGTTGTCCGCCCGAGAGCTCGTCAGGATAGGCGTCGAACCTGTGACCCAGCCCCACACGCTCCAGCATCTTGCGGGCGTTGGCCTCGGCTTCGGCCTTGGGTGTCTTTTTGACCACCGCCTGCGACAGCACGACGTTGCCGCCGGCAGTCAGATGCGGGAAGAGATTGAATTGCTGAAAGATCATGCCGACCTTCAGGCGCAGCGCCTTTAAATGGACTTCGTCATCGATGAGCTGTGCGCCGGCCACTGAGATGGAACCGCTGGTAATGGTCTCAAGACCATTGATGCAGCGAAGCAGGGTCGATTTGCCGGAACCGCTCTTGCCGATAATGGCAATGACCTCGCCAGGTTCGACATTCAGGTTAATGCCTTTCAGCACCTCGTTGGATCCGTAGCTCTTGCGGACGTCAGTGATTTCGATGAGCGACATTGAGCTTCCTCTCCAGGATCTGGCTGCTTTTCGACAAGGGCCAGCAAAGGGCGAAATAGATGAGCGCGACGAGCCCATAGACGGTGAAGGGCTGGAAGGTGGCGTTGGTGACCACGGTGCCGGCCTTCGACAATTCGACGAAACCGATGATCGAGGTCAGCGCCGTGCCCTTGATGATCTGAACGGAGAAACCGACGGTCGGCGGTATGGCGATCCTCAGCGCCTGCGGAAGGATGACGTAGCGCATCTGCTGCAGACGCCCCATGCCGAGGCTGGCGGAGGCTTCCCATTGCCCCTTCGCAACCGCTTCGACGCAGCCTCGCCAGATCTCGGTGAGAAAGGCGGCGCTCCATAGGATCAGCGCCAGTCCTGCCGCCAGCCAGGCCGGGACGTCTATTCCGAAGAGCCCGAGACCGAAAAAGGCGATGAAGAGTTGCATCAGCAGCGGCGTACCCTGGAAGAGCTCGATATAATATTTCGCAAATGCCCGACCGGCCTTGCGCCTGCTGATGCGTAGGAATAGCAGGCCGAGGCCGACCACGCTGCCGCCGATGAACGAGACGAGCGATAGAAGAATGGTCCAGCGAGTGGCGAGCAGCAGGTTGCGCAGGATGTCCCAAAGCGTGAAGGTGATCATCGCACTGCTCTCCTCGGGAAGATGAACCAGCCAACCAGGCCCAGCACCTGCCGGAGCAGGATTGCCAGCGCGAGATAGATTGATGTCGAGACGATGTAAGCCTCGAAGGCTCGGAAGGTTCGCGATTGGATGAAATTCGCGGCGAAAGTCAGATCCTCGGCGGCGATCTGCGATACGACCGCTGAGCCGAGCATTACGATGACCACTTGCGACGACAGTGCCGGCCAGATGCGCTGCAGCGACGGCACGAGCACGACATGGCGGAAGGTCTCGAAGCGCGTCATGGCGAGGCTCTCGCCCGCCTCGAACTGGCCTTTCGGCGTTGCTTGGATGCCCGCGCGAATGATCTCGCAGCTATAGGCGCCGAGGTTGACGACCATTGCGAGATTAGCGGCCGTCAATTCGGAGAGCTGGAGGCCGAGCGATGGCAGACCGAAAAAGATGAAGAAAAGCTGGATCAGGAATGGAGTGTTGCGGATCAGTTCGACATAGGCCGCGACGACCGGCTTCAGCCAGACCGGGCCGAGCGCCCGCACCCAGGCGCAGACGATGCCGAGCGAAATGCCGAGCACACCGCCAATCGCGATAAGCTCCAGGGTGATCAGTATGCCCTTAATGATCTGGGGGTAATATTCAAGCAGCCAGCCGAATTCGAAATGGTAACTCAAGGAATGTCCCCTCTTGCGGTGACGGAGCGCATGTCATCCCGCGGAGGCGGGATGACATGCGCGAGACCCGGATTTCCTTAAAGATCGGACGGCAGATCGGCGCCGAGCCACTTCTGCGAGATGGCATTCAAGCTGCCATCGGCTTTGGCGGCGGCGACGATGCCGTTCACCTTCTCCAGAAGCGCGGACTGTTCCTTGTTGAGACCGATGTAGCAGGGCGAGTTCTTGATGAGGAACTTCAGCTCGGGGCGCTTGGGAGGATTTTTGGCGAGGATGGCAGCCGCCACGACATTGCCGGTGGCAATGATGTCGACCTGGCCGGAGAGGAAGGCCGAGATGGTGCCGTTATTGTCCTCGTAACGCTTGATCGTTGCGTCGGCCGGCGCGATCTTCGTCAGCTCGAGATCCTCCACGGCGCCGCGCGTGACGCCGATGCTCTTGCCCGCGAGATCCTCCGCCTTGGCGACCGAAAGATCGGCCGGCCCGAAGACGCCGTTGAAGAAGGGCGCGTAGGCGACCGAGAAATCGATCACCTTTTCGCGCTCCGGATTCTTGCCGAGGCTCGATATCACAAGATCGACCTTGTTCGTCTGTAGATAGGGGACGCGGTTGGCGCTCGTAACCGGCACGAGCTCGGCTTTGACGCCCAGCTTTTCGGCAATGAGGTTGGCCATGTCGATATCGTAGCCCATCGGCGCCATATCGGTGCCGACGCTGCCGAAAGGTGGGAAATCCTGCGGGACTGCGACGCGCAGCGTACCGCGCGCCGTGATGTCGGCGAGAGCATCGGCGTGAGACGGCGAGGTGAAGCTGAAGGTCGCGGTCAGGGCTGCGATTGCGAAGAATATCCGTCTTGTCAGCATGTGTTCATTGCTCCTTTGAAGTTGTGGTTTTGGGGTCCGATTGCCGGGCGATGGAGGATGCGGCCTTTAGCGGAAGCGACAGGGAACTGCGCAGATCCGAAAGCGGATCTGGGCGCGCCGTCAGGTCGAGGCCCATTTCCACCTCATCAAGATGTTGGACGGAGAGCTCCGCAGCTCTGACGAAATCACCTGTCTGCATGGCCTCGAAAATGCGGCAGTGACCGCCGTGAGACTGCGCCGCATGAAATTCGGATTGATAGAGCATCGAAATGAGGATCGTCCTCGCGGTCAGGTCGCGCAGGATATCGACGATGATCGGGTTCCCGCTCAATTCCGCGATGCGGATATGGAAATCGCCCATCAAATAGGTCAGGCGCTGGCGGTCGCCAGCCGCCATGGCATTCCTCTCCTCATTCAGATGGGCGTCGAGAGCCTTGCGTCCCTCCTCCGTCAGCACTGCCATGCTGCGCAGCAATCCAGCTTCGACGACACGCCTCGCCTCATAGACGGCGATCGCATCCTCAGCGGAGGGCTCGACGACGAACCAGCCGCGCCGGGGGCTGACATGCACGATGCCGCGCGTCTCCAGACGCATCATCGCTTCACGGACGCGGGTTCGCGACACGCCGAAGAGCGCTGCCAGCTGATTTTCGCCAAGTCGAGTGCCCGGCCGGATCTTGGCAGAAAGGATCCCGGAGACGATCGTTGCCTCAATGGATTTCTGCGTGGTCTCGGATGTGTGGCTCTCTTGCATACAAGGCAGAAAGCAAAGCCCGTGCCAAAAACCCCCCGCTCTGGATCATCAAGCTGTCTCGGACTTTTGGCGGGAAATCTGCCTGCCGGGGATGCAGACTGAACGTAATTTGGGCGAGCGCGCCCCCCTCCCCCTGCCCTATCGCCGCGCCGTCGTCTAATTGAAGCTCGATGTTTTGAGAAATTCTGCCAATCGTTCGGTCTTCGGACGCAGGAACATTTCCTTCGGATCGCCCTCCTCGCAGATGACGCCCTGGTTCATGAAGATAACGCGGGATGAAACCTCATAGGCGAAACGCATCTCGTGGGTGACGAGCAGCATGGTCATGCCGTCGGCGGCCAGCCCCTTGATCACCTGCAGCACTTCGCCCACCAGTTCCGGGTCGAGGGCTGAGGTGACCTCGTCGAACAACATCAGCCGCGGCGACATGGCGATGGCGCGGGCAATTGCGACACGCTGCTGCTGGCCGCCGGAGAGCTGACCGGGATAATGGTTGGCGCGGGCGGCGAGGCCGACCCGGTCCAACCATTTTTCAGCAATGATGCGGGCGTCCGGCTTCGTCATCTTCTTCACCTTGACGAGGCCGAGCATGACGTTTTCGGCCGCACTCATATGCGGGAAGAGATTGAACTGCTGAAAAGCCATGCCGGTCAGGGCGCGCTGGCGCGCAATCTCCTTCTCGCTCTTGCGCCGCCGCGACGCGCCGTCGACGTGATAGCCGATTTCCTCGCCGTCGAGTCTGATCGTGCCGCCCTGGAATTCCTCGAGCATGTTGACGCAGCGCAGCAAGGTGGTCTTGCCTGAGCCGGATGAGCCGATAATGGAGATGACTTCGCCTTCCTGCACGGCGCAATCGACCCCCTTGAGAACTTCGTGGATACCGTAAGTCTTACGCAGACCCTTGATGTCGAGAATGGTCTTGGCCATCGGTAGGCTCCTCAGGACGGCAGGGCGGTCTTGCGCTCGACATATTTGCCGAAGTGCTCGATGCCGTAGTTGACGATGAAATAGAGACCGCCGGCCAGAAAATAGAACTGCAGGCTCATGAAATTGCGGGAAATGATCTCCTGCGTGCGCAGGAGAAGCTCGGCGACGCCGATGACGGAGAGCAGAGTCGAGGCTTTCACCATCTCGGCCGCCGTATTCACCCAGGCTGGCAGACACTGGCGCATGGCCTGCGGCCACAGCACCGAGGTGAAGGTCTGGGTAAAGGTCAGACCGATCGCCTTAGCGGCTTCGGTCTGCCCCTTCGGGATCGCCTGAAGCGCTCCGCGCACGATTTCGCCGACATGGGAAGAGCAGAA
Encoded proteins:
- a CDS encoding GntR family transcriptional regulator, yielding MQESHTSETTQKSIEATIVSGILSAKIRPGTRLGENQLAALFGVSRTRVREAMMRLETRGIVHVSPRRGWFVVEPSAEDAIAVYEARRVVEAGLLRSMAVLTEEGRKALDAHLNEERNAMAAGDRQRLTYLMGDFHIRIAELSGNPIIVDILRDLTARTILISMLYQSEFHAAQSHGGHCRIFEAMQTGDFVRAAELSVQHLDEVEMGLDLTARPDPLSDLRSSLSLPLKAASSIARQSDPKTTTSKEQ
- a CDS encoding transporter substrate-binding domain-containing protein gives rise to the protein MLTRRIFFAIAALTATFSFTSPSHADALADITARGTLRVAVPQDFPPFGSVGTDMAPMGYDIDMANLIAEKLGVKAELVPVTSANRVPYLQTNKVDLVISSLGKNPEREKVIDFSVAYAPFFNGVFGPADLSVAKAEDLAGKSIGVTRGAVEDLELTKIAPADATIKRYEDNNGTISAFLSGQVDIIATGNVVAAAILAKNPPKRPELKFLIKNSPCYIGLNKEQSALLEKVNGIVAAAKADGSLNAISQKWLGADLPSDL
- a CDS encoding DUF1190 domain-containing protein; protein product: MRRRMSGHRRPFLALGTIAASTLALSGCGEEAPSDIMFTSVDQCVAAGMDRQVCQASYQDAMRAHLATAPRFNGMAACEAEYGTGQCTEQPSNAVPNNNTGGGGNFFVPFMAGYVLSSALNNIGDYYDYRRRQEEIGYYYGSTPIYRNRSGQTVTTTVRSGGTRIDSVTAPSRQTVKPVNVNTRTVARQGFGGRSSFSFGG
- a CDS encoding DUF350 domain-containing protein is translated as MLDYVAGLPAFLGYFAIGLAAYGVFAVIYTWLTPQQEVQLIRAGNLAAVTAFLGALVGFSLPLASAAANSVSVVDYVIWAVIGTLAQILAFYIANFTMKDLHEKITAGEIAAGIWGGGIALVVGILNAACMTY
- a CDS encoding ion channel → MPFIASLLRRVYLSLGELAWSALLVILVVHLIISYLLFRLAGEGDLVGNPVDFLYYYMVTATTVGYGDLSPKSGLGRVVTVLVVLPGGIAIFTAVLGKLLTAIGRIWRNRMRGLGDYSERTGHIIVLGWQDGQTYQTLRLLHSERHANEPMTVLVAKDLPENPASNYADYVRTERLADADALLRAGVAQARAVIARGANDDETLAAVLIAEDHAPNAHIVAYFADDRTAQMVKQRRPRVEAVGSLAEELLSRSARDPGSSEIAARLLSAASTDTAFSLAVPALQTPLSYGDVFLGLKRRHHVTLVGMLSQGVTDLNCRDETLMRGGETLYYISEIRLDPAAIAWARMGDVT
- a CDS encoding amino acid ABC transporter permease codes for the protein MITFTLWDILRNLLLATRWTILLSLVSFIGGSVVGLGLLFLRISRRKAGRAFAKYYIELFQGTPLLMQLFIAFFGLGLFGIDVPAWLAAGLALILWSAAFLTEIWRGCVEAVAKGQWEASASLGMGRLQQMRYVILPQALRIAIPPTVGFSVQIIKGTALTSIIGFVELSKAGTVVTNATFQPFTVYGLVALIYFALCWPLSKSSQILERKLNVAHRNH
- a CDS encoding amino acid ABC transporter ATP-binding protein codes for the protein MAKTILDIKGLRKTYGIHEVLKGVDCAVQEGEVISIIGSSGSGKTTLLRCVNMLEEFQGGTIRLDGEEIGYHVDGASRRRKSEKEIARQRALTGMAFQQFNLFPHMSAAENVMLGLVKVKKMTKPDARIIAEKWLDRVGLAARANHYPGQLSGGQQQRVAIARAIAMSPRLMLFDEVTSALDPELVGEVLQVIKGLAADGMTMLLVTHEMRFAYEVSSRVIFMNQGVICEEGDPKEMFLRPKTERLAEFLKTSSFN
- a CDS encoding YjfK family protein, whose product is MIGWFGGNKNEGALPEELGPLSAAIGGALEIDFLSLEADALAGEPAMPLPRSGPFIIAGYGEVSLDASTVLSRYYDEENRMIQVMSASGKPGEAIDDISFYHPWDSVVPAGQSEWNRWTGPGGLIGQPSYDADGILYNRFWGDGPERAQLVEFVEKVSDGETQHSIHQTCMLYYRPLGSTREMLLINVERDLDFGQAQAGSSVEFLIGYGLAPADVRRV
- a CDS encoding PspA/IM30 family protein, coding for MSTWGKIFTAIRGGINEAAEAAADSQSMRILDQEIRDAEQSLRRARSDLAGIMASNKSVMRRLEENRAKEAKDTDSARAAISAGRADLAQGLAQRIANIRAETQRDQEELDRLLPRQQQMLRTIQETESRIAQMKREVENVKANESLLRAQSAIAHNQSGINTRLGSAVQSLERIKKRQEMTAGRIEAGAELAALENGSDLDRQLREAGIGGSSESADDILAQLMAPKHSAEPVLLPPPPGDKDR
- a CDS encoding amino acid ABC transporter ATP-binding protein, which gives rise to MSLIEITDVRKSYGSNEVLKGINLNVEPGEVIAIIGKSGSGKSTLLRCINGLETITSGSISVAGAQLIDDEVHLKALRLKVGMIFQQFNLFPHLTAGGNVVLSQAVVKKTPKAEAEANARKMLERVGLGHRFDAYPDELSGGQQQRVAIARALAMQPTALLCDEITSALDPELVAEVLAVVRELAAEGMTLLMVTHEMRFARDVCSRVVFMHQGRVHEAGRPEDVFANPQTAELKQFLGVS
- a CDS encoding YjfI family protein; the protein is MEDFLETWSLTTLTRLFAADPEALGDVDVAVPEHGDVICVTLKERGDLDVFVAVSGERDILVSVVLVPCKEVPKREAFERMVLKTHKFVPLSSFGITTIDGEEWYELFGSLSARSSAETVVEEVAILAANAVDAAHMIEEWKSGEIAA
- a CDS encoding amino acid ABC transporter permease, which translates into the protein MSHTFLEQLWIARYVIMNGIAMTVSISLLAILAGSVLGVFVGLALVYGGIVLRLLVRAYTDIIRGTPVLVLVLASYYVSAAVGLDLGPFSAGVLALAVFCSSHVGEIVRGALQAIPKGQTEAAKAIGLTFTQTFTSVLWPQAMRQCLPAWVNTAAEMVKASTLLSVIGVAELLLRTQEIISRNFMSLQFYFLAGGLYFIVNYGIEHFGKYVERKTALPS
- a CDS encoding amino acid ABC transporter permease, which produces MSYHFEFGWLLEYYPQIIKGILITLELIAIGGVLGISLGIVCAWVRALGPVWLKPVVAAYVELIRNTPFLIQLFFIFFGLPSLGLQLSELTAANLAMVVNLGAYSCEIIRAGIQATPKGQFEAGESLAMTRFETFRHVVLVPSLQRIWPALSSQVVIVMLGSAVVSQIAAEDLTFAANFIQSRTFRAFEAYIVSTSIYLALAILLRQVLGLVGWFIFPRRAVR